The Nitrospirota bacterium DNA segment GCAACCAGACGGCGGCGCTCCTCTTTGGGGCTGAACCGGCGCATGAGAACGTAATTGCGATCCGGCACCAAGAGCGACAAAGAATCAGCAGTTACCATGATATACTGCTGCTTTCTGGTTTCAACCGGCCATTGGGCGGACATGGGTTTTACGTTCTGCATCCACAAGAGTGGCGCGTACGTTTCCGCCCCCGTGTCCTTCTCAGCAAGGAAACGAACAGAGCGGAACGGCACAACCGGCCCGGTTGATATCTCCATCCCATAGTTATGGAGGCTTCCCTTCCATGAAGCGACCAGTTCTGCAATCGTTTCGTCTTCATCCGAAACAGGAATGTGTACAATATGATTTTTGCATAGAGGAAGAAGAACATTATCAAGCTGCACAACCCTCTTGATGGGAGTAGCGAGATCATCCGTGCCTCTACTGGATGATATAACGACCTTGGCGGCGTCTTTCTCCTTTTGTTTCTGTGTCAGTCTTCTGGCTTTTATTATAAGATGTTCCTGAAGAATCTCGTCTCTGCTGAACGTCTCAATCCTTGAGCCGAAAATATGAAAGACTTCTGGTCGGACGAGTGCAAAAAACTTTTCCCGGAAAAGTCTGAAATAAGGACCAGCGGTATAGCTTCTTGGAGTTATAAACACCAGCTCTCCGTCTGCCTTCAGCAGGGCTGCAGATACCGCCATGAACAATGCATAGATATTTGGTTGCCCATGCACCACCGATGCAGCAATGCGGGCGCGTGGGTCGTCCTTGGGTATCTTGAAATAGGGTGGATTGGAGATAACTACATCAAATGGTTCTTCAAGGCTGATGAACTGGGCAAAGGTTGTTTGCAAATCATCTAATGCACGTGCATTGGCCTGGACAAAGTCATTAGCTTCAATTGTATAAGTAAAAGTTATTTTTCGATCTTCTAACCATTTCTTCAAATAATCGAGACAACCATGGGTTGCCGGAATAAGTGCGTGGTCCATTTCATAAGCAACCAGAACAATGTTCATGGGCTTCTTTGGCTGGTTAGAAAGCTTTTCGCACAAGGCGCAGGCAAGTACGCCGGTACCCACACCCGGGTCTATGATCCGAACGTCATCTCCATTGAAGACCACCAAGCTGGCCATAAAATCCGCTATTGCCACAGGCGTCAGATATTGTCCGTACTTTTTCTTGTGCACGTCTGTCGCTGATTCCACATACCATCGCCCCACGCGGTCAGCGTATTCCGTCGGCCTCTCGTCAATAAAAGGTTGTGGTATGTAAGCATTGTGCGTCATGGATGTATTTTCTCTAAGTATTGGTGAATATTAAAAACTATTGGTTTTTCATTTGCATTCAAATATAACGGGTGGTGAGGATGTCCTGATTTTGATTCTTTTCCGATTGACACCCATTTACAGTCATACTTAATTGATAAGTTACAAATGTCTGTCAAGCACTTTATAAGAAAAGGTCTTTTCTCGATTAATGTTCCCCAGGCAGCCCAAATTATTGTTTTGTATCCTGAAATAATTCTTTCTATGAAAGCAAGGTTCTTTATGTGAATTTCATTGTCTATTTCAGGATGTATATTGTTTGGGTCAGTGGCTCTTTGCGGATAAACATTCATCATTATCCAACTATCAAAATCATTACTAATAGCTAATCTTTCAACAGATTTAAGAGTGTTATCGAGGTCGTCAGGTTTGGCGGTACTTGGATTAATACCCAAACAGAGCAGTGGTTCTGTTCCTTTAGTACCCAAGACATATCTTATTTGGTTGTCCTGATCATTTTCATATATCCATTTCTCTTT contains these protein-coding regions:
- a CDS encoding Eco57I restriction-modification methylase domain-containing protein → MTHNAYIPQPFIDERPTEYADRVGRWYVESATDVHKKKYGQYLTPVAIADFMASLVVFNGDDVRIIDPGVGTGVLACALCEKLSNQPKKPMNIVLVAYEMDHALIPATHGCLDYLKKWLEDRKITFTYTIEANDFVQANARALDDLQTTFAQFISLEEPFDVVISNPPYFKIPKDDPRARIAASVVHGQPNIYALFMAVSAALLKADGELVFITPRSYTAGPYFRLFREKFFALVRPEVFHIFGSRIETFSRDEILQEHLIIKARRLTQKQKEKDAAKVVISSSRGTDDLATPIKRVVQLDNVLLPLCKNHIVHIPVSDEDETIAELVASWKGSLHNYGMEISTGPVVPFRSVRFLAEKDTGAETYAPLLWMQNVKPMSAQWPVETRKQQYIMVTADSLSLLVPDRNYVLMRRFSPKEERRRLVAAPLLADTLGAHMLGLENHLNYIYRPKGELTPEEAYGLAAFYNCRIIDIYFRTFNGNTQISATELRNMPIPPLEIIREAGRMIMKNHLSSENAEDLMVSLLEPPQEFVMKGVVNG
- a CDS encoding DUF1643 domain-containing protein, with the protein product MIYDKEKWIYENDQDNQIRYVLGTKGTEPLLCLGINPSTAKPDDLDNTLKSVERLAISNDFDSWIMMNVYPQRATDPNNIHPEIDNEIHIKNLAFIERIISGYKTIIWAAWGTLIEKRPFLIKCLTDICNLSIKYDCKWVSIGKESKSGHPHHPLYLNANEKPIVFNIHQYLEKIHP